The Gossypium hirsutum isolate 1008001.06 chromosome D03, Gossypium_hirsutum_v2.1, whole genome shotgun sequence genomic interval ACATGTATTTCACAAATACTTTTGAGCCatacaaatattattaaaatttctgtttaagaaatcaaattgaaaaacaaTATACTACAAGTAGATCCACCGATCCAGTAATCCATGTCCTAAGGCCGGCCAAATACTCACCTAAAAAAACATGATTAAGGgtaggtttggatgggcgattgggtgcagtgcggtgcgtttagcttactttttgtctcacactacagTATTGCTACAGTATCTAGTCTCatcgccaccgctgtttttacactaaccgcaggtaaacgcaccgcccatccaaactcaccttaAGTAGTTTAAGAACAAGTTAACATTTCAAGATTCCATGCAACAAATTTCAATAAAAACGTGATCAATTACTAAcagaaaagttaaaaatgataaatgataagtAATCAACCTGATATATAATCTCATTGAGCTCATCCTTAAGGAGGTGAATATAAAGTTCAGTCAACAAACAACTCTTCAAAGTACGGTATGCCCCTTTTAGATTAATCCGAAAATATGTATTTGCCCGAGGAAGTTTGAAAGTACGATCAAGCTTGTACCAGAACTTCATCAATGGTTCATCAAAAATGCATATAGGCAATGTTTCATTTGCAGAATTGATTTCTGCAGTGTCAGCTCGAATGGAGAAATCACATGGAATGAACTCATTTTTCAAAGGCAGATGCAGTGAAACATCAATATCTGGGGGATCTTCCCATAATTCCATCAAAGATGAAGAAATTTCTTCCTCAGAATAATGTGATTCAAACCAGGGCTCCAACTGGACATCTGCAAAAAAGAGAGTATACAAAGCTTAGTTGCTTTCCTACAATTATCAGtatattatattgattagaaGCAATTATACACATTTTAGCTGAGCGGAATCACCATAACACAAGAAACATGCTAATGGTGGAAATTCACAATGTAAAAGATGCAATCCAACCATAATAATCTAACCATGTAGCTGCAAATTAAAGAAAGTTTTATAgcttcaaattaaataatttttctgaCTCTTATAACAAGAAACATAGATAGtctaataataacaacaacaacaacaacaataataatatgaCGGCTAAACAGAGCAGAACAGAACACGGTACCTTGTGATTTGAAGAATTTTGATACTACATCAACTCTCATGTTTTTGGGAGTGAAGTAACCAAGAATCTTTCTTATCATTTCCTCATCCCAGAACTCAAAGACATAGTCTCCATAGATAACATGTTCTGGTGGATAAACAAGCAAATTTTCTGCAACAAAGAAAAACAGGGAATAGTTAATGGTGAAAAGAAGAATCATTGTAAAGATACCCTAGGAGCAGCATCAAAATACCagatttagaaataaatatagcTTTCTTTCTATATTTATCAAATTGACGTTAAAAGTTATCCCTTAACCCAGACAATGATCAAACGATATAATGCGTTCCCAGTTGCTAACATTTGTTGCTTCACAAATGATATGGATGTACCAGTAAGTGTAAGTTTGTTTAATTTACATGAGGCACATCAACAAATTTCAATGCATATAAGCACCATATCAACTATTTTCCAGTTTCAAGCCAAAAGAAAATTCAAGGATGGCAATGACATTAATGTAAGTAATTTAGATGAATCATAATTTTTCAACAGATgcaagttaaaattttgaaaaacaagAGGAAAGAACCTGCAAGCTCTGCAGCATAATCATCCTGAGGTTCTTCCTCAGCAAAACGGAAGTCCATGTTTCCCATATCCTGCAGCTCCTTAAATATCCATTCTTGGGGGGAAAGTTGACGCAATAATTTAAGATATTGATAAACATAACCAATGATGTCAAATATCTGCGAAGAAAAAGTGAAGCACCATTAACAATTGTGGGCAGAAACACAAAATTCAAGAAGGAGCCTTAACTAATGTAAGCACGTACAATATAGAAACACAAATGCAGCAATAATCATAGTAGCAGTAACTGACTATGTACAATTTATTATAAGATTGAGCTAGCGTTAACAGCAACACAATGGGAAGATAAAGCCAACCAATATCCTCGGAATTTGAGATGGTTTTTTCATGCACATCCCACATGGAAGTATATGTAATAccgcataaaatgaaaaacaagaaaGAGAAGTTTTATACAGAATGTTATTTGCTTTGAAGGTGTAACAATATATGCTACCTTTTCCAAACCACAATCTGTAAGATAGATGGACATGCTAAAGATATAAGCAACAGAGGATCGCTGCATTCCATAGTCTGAAACACCAGCAGATAGAGAGGTTACCCATCCTTTAGCTTTGAGAAAGTAATGCAGGCTTCCTTTGCCCTCTGGAAAAAGGAGGGGAAAAAAGATATTACATTTGCACTTTAGTACACAATGCCAACCATATACAATTTCATCAAAGTTTAAGAAGCACAAATATGTCTCAATGAATTAGCCAACAATAAAAAGAGAACAGAGAAAACAAGGAAAGGAACTTCAAGGAATAAACATGAAACTAAGATCGAAGCATTGTTTATCTTTTCTATGGCTCTAAACATGAAGGGAATAGTAGCAACCATATTAGTTATTGTAAGGCATGGAAATTGAAGCAATAAGGAGGTATAATCATGGAAATTGAAGCAATAACGGGGAATAAGCATAGAAATTGAAGCAACTGAAAAATACCATCCACATTCACAGGCAAATCAAGAATTACTTATTACTTATAAGGCATCAAAACTGGACAGTTCACATTTTCTTCATATTTGCACATGCATCCTTTTCTTCGTTATTATTATTTCCATGAGCAACCTACTACTTAAGCATTAGGATAACACAGAATTACATACCATGGCCAAGAAGATGAGCCAGATAATCTTCTGGTTTCTTCAGATACGCTTGCAAAAGACAAGGCAGAGCCCACCTTAATTCAAGGATATGGACATCCTTAACAGCCTCTAACCTGTAAAGTTTACCAGCTCTCCAGACAGGACCTTCCACCTTAAACTCTGGCTTTCCTTGAGAACCTTGTCTGACGTCAGAAAATAATTCAACAACCCATTGCTGAAGTACATCCAAAGGCTCTGCACCATCAAGAAGTATTATCATGATTATGCTATTAAAGATGTAAACAAATAATTTAGATAACAATTACACCATAATTTTCTTCCAACTCACATATGTACAATAAGCACTGAAATTCcttcaaaaaattagaataaaatgcTTAAGTATGTTTAAGCTTTTCATGGAAAagttataaacttaaaaaattagttaaaaaatcAGCTGTCTAAACAAGGTAAAATggatatgaaaaataaaacaaaattttggacAGAAATGGAGGAAAAAAGAGGCAGTGAAAACATATGCCATCCAAGTTAAAAGCACTGTTTCCCTCAGAGACTAGAAAGAGAGAGTAAACAATGGCCACAAATCTAGAGAATCACAACAAAGTAACTTACCACCACCAATTACCACTAACTTCATCAGTCCGCAATGGTAATAATCATTATACAGTTCTAGTATTTGCTTGCGTAGATCAATCCCTTTCTCAACAGCATCAATCAGGCTCTTCTTGTTTCCTTCCATTTAAGACAAGGAAAATTCCCATTTTTCATGCCAGTAGAcataaacaaatcattcaaagagAGAACAATGACAAGAATCTCACCCCAAGAGAATCTATTAAAAGGGTGACCATCTTCAGATGTATGGCACTGAAGTTGCTGAAGGCGGCAACTATCATTCTGCAAAACCTGGTTAAATTCTACAAtcccatttttgtttaaattagaGTTCCATTGAGAAATCATGAATATACCATCAGTACATGTAATAACAAGTGTAAATGGAGGACGAGAAAAAAACTATTTTCCTATTTTGGGGGGCGAAAAGGCAGAGAAGGGGGGGGGGAGGCGCAAGAAAACAGATATAGACTCAAATTAATGGTGCACACCAGAATCCACAGCAAGCACCTCTCGCTCCATCGCTTCAAGTTTCACAAGGGGTGAAATAAAAAATTGGGAGAATCTGGTAAAGACAAGAGACCAACATAAGTCCACAATTCTGATGACTTAGGGAATCAGTATAAACAATGAAAGACCAAACGATTACTCCATTAAAAATCCCTATGGTGAAGCTCGAATCAAGCAATGGAAAGTAAcaggaaaaagaaaattcaataacTAAGCTCTGCCCTTTACAGTTTAATCATTTACCTTCTCATAGCACCCTTGAGAAATTCTCTTTCAACTTCAAAATGGTAGCATGTATGCTCAGCTTCAGTATATGCATTTGATGAGCCTCCGTGTTTGGATAAGTAATTATCATACTAGCAAAGATAAGTATCAATGGAGGTAGGCCAAACAATTATGACATTACCAACTAAAAATAAACACACCGTTTAGAAGTaggataagaaaaaaaaatacagtttaaattgacaataaaagaagcaggcaaaaaaaaaaatttcttgtgAATATCATTTCTAAATTCTGATAGGCTAGCAAAAGAATGACAAGTTAGGCATCTAGAATAGCAATAGGAAAGATTATGGATGAACAGACCTCGTTTTCATCGGGAAATTCAGTACTACCCATGAATAGCATGTGTTCtacaaagaaataaagaaatttaatGAATATAGGCAGAGCAGAAATAAGTGCAGTTAAGCAGAATGGGAAGTGAATAAAACTGTAAGTAACGAAACCTAGAAAATGAGCAAGACCCTGCGCCTCAGGAGGGTCAGAGAAGCTGCCAAATCCTACACACATTGCTGCCGCTGCCTGCGACCAAATTCGCAATATATGAATCAACTAATGTCAGGACTTCAATCAATAAAAGGAGGAGAAAAGACGAACCTTTTTAGTCTGAGCAGTCTTCTCTTTCTCATTGTCGGCGTCGGCTTCGTCTTCGTCTtcgtcttcttcttcatcatcctcATCTTCATCCCCACCTCCATCCTCATCTTCactttcatcttcatcttcatcttcagcTTCAGGCTCAGTCTTATCTGGCAAATGAGAAGGTTGAGGAAGTCCGTCGGGGTAAATCTGGGGATCGTGAACCAACAAAGCGACGAGACCATTGGAGAGCTGGATTACCCTGTAGAGTCGGCGGTCGTTTGCAGACTTAATTACCACACTGTCCGATGAGTACTTCAATACGCTTCCGCCGGAA includes:
- the LOC107927136 gene encoding nardilysin-like, translated to MMVSGGSVLKYSSDSVVIKSANDRRLYRVIQLSNGLVALLVHDPQIYPDGLPQPSHLPDKTEPEAEDEDEDESEDEDGGGDEDEDDEEEDEDEDEADADNEKEKTAQTKKAAAAMCVGFGSFSDPPEAQGLAHFLEHMLFMGSTEFPDENEYDNYLSKHGGSSNAYTEAEHTCYHFEVEREFLKGAMRRFSQFFISPLVKLEAMEREVLAVDSEFNQVLQNDSCRLQQLQCHTSEDGHPFNRFSWGNKKSLIDAVEKGIDLRKQILELYNDYYHCGLMKLVVIGGEPLDVLQQWVVELFSDVRQGSQGKPEFKVEGPVWRAGKLYRLEAVKDVHILELRWALPCLLQAYLKKPEDYLAHLLGHEGKGSLHYFLKAKGWVTSLSAGVSDYGMQRSSVAYIFSMSIYLTDCGLEKIFDIIGYVYQYLKLLRQLSPQEWIFKELQDMGNMDFRFAEEEPQDDYAAELAENLLVYPPEHVIYGDYVFEFWDEEMIRKILGYFTPKNMRVDVVSKFFKSQDVQLEPWFESHYSEEEISSSLMELWEDPPDIDVSLHLPLKNEFIPCDFSIRADTAEINSANETLPICIFDEPLMKFWYKLDRTFKLPRANTYFRINLKGAYRTLKSCLLTELYIHLLKDELNEIIYQASIAKLETSVAMSDDKLELKLYGFNDKLPVLLGKILAITNSFLPTDDRFKVIKENMERTLRNSNMKPLSHSYYLRLQILCKSFYDVDEKLSSLNDISLSDLRAFIPELRSQIYIEGLFHGNLLEKEVVDISNIFKSNFSVQPMPVTMRHREQVICFPSGANFVRDVSVKNKSETNSVLELYFQIEPEGEVEAVKLKALIDLFDEIVEEPLFNQLRTKEQLGYVVECSPRVTYRVYGFCFCIQSSKYSPVYLQERTDNFINSLADLLAGLDDESFESYRSGLTAKLLEKDPSLLYETNRLWNQIVDNRYMFDLSKAEAEELRSIQKADIVNWYKTYLQEPSPKCRKLAVRVWGCNTDINEGESGTDCLQQQHIKDLAAVKMSSKYYPSLC